The region GGAGAAGAGATAGATAAAAATCCTTATGATGATTTTGTAATTAATGCCAATACTACTGTTTATGCATATTTTTCTGAAAAAAGCAATCTGAAAACTATTAGCCAGCCTGAAAATGGAGGTTCTATTAAAATAGTTCCGGAAAAGGAAGAATATTTTGCTGGTGATAGAGTATTATTAGAGGCTCATCCTAATCCAGGCTATTATTTTACAGAATGGTCTTCTGATGTTTCTGCTACAGATAATCCTGTTGAAGTAATTGTTCAAGAAAATATGGAGGTAACAGCAAACTTTGGGATTAATACATATGAAATAAAGTTTTCTGAGAATAGTATCAGAGAAGAAGGAAATATAACAGTTGAAGCTTCAAATGGCATGCAGAATGTAACAAGATTTGAACATGGAGAGGATATAAAATTTATAGCCGAGCCTGGATCAAATTATGAATTTAGTCATTGGCAGGAAAGACGTGATAGGCCTCCTCATGGAGAGACTGAACAAATTGTGACCATACAAGCTGAAAGTGATTTAGAAGTATCGGCAGTTTTTGAAAGAGTTTTTCAAGTAAGTTTTAAAAATTATGATGGTACAATTATAGATGAACAAACTGTAAGGGTGGGAGAGGATGCTCAGGCCCCAGATGATCCAGTAAGAAATGGTTATATATTTACTGGCTGGGATAATGATTTTGAAAATCTTAAACAAGATATCGAAGTTAAAGCTGAATTTAAGATAGGTTTAACAGGAGAAGGGACTTCATCTAGTCCTTACCAAATTTATACCCCTGAGAATTTAGTTTTAATAGGTAAAGATAATTATTCTAATAATGCTTATTACCAACTGATGAATGATATAGATTTAGAAAATTTTGGAGAATTTGAATCTATTAAAGAATTTGAGGGTGTTTTTGATGGGAAAGGACATGAGATAAGGAATCTATACATTAACCAAGATGAAAAAAATGACCTGGGATTATTTGCTGAAAACTTGGGAGAAATCAAAAATATAGGATTACTTGATCTTGAAATAAGAGGTCGAGAAAATGTAGGAGGCTTAGTAGGTATAAATAATGGAGTAATTACTAATTCTTTTGTTAAAGGAAATATTTCAGGTAATAAAAATGTAGGTGGATTGGTTGGTATTCATAATACGGGAACAATAGAAAACTCACATAGCAATGTTGATCTTATCGGTATAAATAATAAATCTGGTCCTAATAGCAGAATAGGTGGACTAGTCGGTGCTGTTGGTACTAATGGAGTAATTACTAATTCTTATGCTAAAGGAACAATTACTGGTTATTTAGTTATAGGCGGGTTAGTGGGTAGTAATCGCGGAATAATAGAAGATTCACATGTTATTGTAGAAAGTATTAAAAGCAATCGCAATACTGGGGGATTAGTGGGTATTAATCGTGGTGCAATAGAAGATTCATATACGATTGCAGAGAAGATTGATGGGAGCACACATAATATAGGGGGATTGGTTGGATGGAATAATTCTGGAATAATACAAAGCTCTCAAGCTATAGTTGATGTTACTGGTAGAAATTCTGTAGGAGGATTAGTTGGAAGAAATGAAGCAACAATTAAGGAATCCTATGCAAAGGGTAACGTTCAGGGAGATTATGATATAGGTGGTTTAGTTGGTAGTAATTATGAGGGTTCTATTAGTAATTCATATGCTATCTGTGTTGTTGATGGAGATAGTAATATAGGAGGGTTAGTCGGGCATACTAGTAGTGAATCAACGATTATGTATAGTTTCTCTGCAGGAGAAGTAGAAGGAAATGAAAATTATGGTGGTTTAATTGGATTAACTGATACAAGTTCCGGTACAATACTTTCATACTGGGATATAAAAACTTCAAAACAAAATTCATCTGCTTCAGGAATAGGTAGAACTACCTCTGAAATGCAAGAAGAATCAACTTATGATCAATGGGATTTTATGGACATTTGGGCTATAGATGAAGGAAATAGCTATCCTTATTTACAGTGGGAAAGGGATTAAGAATAGTAGTATATACTTGTAATCCCCTTGTAGTAAACAGTGGAAACATAACCGTATATTATAAGGGGATTTTTTTATCTTGAAGAAATAAATGGATAGTGTTACAATATAAATGGATGAAAATTCTTTTATTTCTTAAATTTTGAAGTTGGCTTAAGGGCTCACTAAAGATAAAAATTCAAAGATGATATCTTTAGGGTATATTTAAAGAATGAAAATAGATTGTATTTTATTGTATGGAGGTGAAAGTCCTTTGATTTCATTTACATAACTTATTTGTTATTATAAAAAAGTACAAGCTTTATGTTACTTTAAGTACTTATACTTTAATTTATTTAAGCAAGATTT is a window of Halanaerobiaceae bacterium ANBcell28 DNA encoding:
- a CDS encoding GLUG motif-containing protein, encoding MFKKRFIFLFLILSIFLLIACESDQLPFYELDVVIEGEGSVNLDPESNTYFRNDIIKLEAIAEENWKFSHWNFGGEEIDKNPYDDFVINANTTVYAYFSEKSNLKTISQPENGGSIKIVPEKEEYFAGDRVLLEAHPNPGYYFTEWSSDVSATDNPVEVIVQENMEVTANFGINTYEIKFSENSIREEGNITVEASNGMQNVTRFEHGEDIKFIAEPGSNYEFSHWQERRDRPPHGETEQIVTIQAESDLEVSAVFERVFQVSFKNYDGTIIDEQTVRVGEDAQAPDDPVRNGYIFTGWDNDFENLKQDIEVKAEFKIGLTGEGTSSSPYQIYTPENLVLIGKDNYSNNAYYQLMNDIDLENFGEFESIKEFEGVFDGKGHEIRNLYINQDEKNDLGLFAENLGEIKNIGLLDLEIRGRENVGGLVGINNGVITNSFVKGNISGNKNVGGLVGIHNTGTIENSHSNVDLIGINNKSGPNSRIGGLVGAVGTNGVITNSYAKGTITGYLVIGGLVGSNRGIIEDSHVIVESIKSNRNTGGLVGINRGAIEDSYTIAEKIDGSTHNIGGLVGWNNSGIIQSSQAIVDVTGRNSVGGLVGRNEATIKESYAKGNVQGDYDIGGLVGSNYEGSISNSYAICVVDGDSNIGGLVGHTSSESTIMYSFSAGEVEGNENYGGLIGLTDTSSGTILSYWDIKTSKQNSSASGIGRTTSEMQEESTYDQWDFMDIWAIDEGNSYPYLQWERD